The Hippoglossus hippoglossus isolate fHipHip1 chromosome 24, fHipHip1.pri, whole genome shotgun sequence genomic interval GTGATAACCAGCCAGGGTATGGCCTCTGGGAAAAACAGGGTCCTGAAGCATCAAACGTCCCAATGTTTCCTGCAAATCAGCATCAGGGAGGGAATCAATAAAACCACATCtaactgtaaaaaataacaaagacatTTACACAGATTGATCAAATTCGGCTGCTGTCGTtcgtattcatttatttcatttttatcgTTGTCATTGCAAACTGAATTTCTTCAAGTCGACCGAGACTGTGAGTCACTATACTTACAAGAAAATCCCCTCCACATTCATGTAAACAGTGTAAAACCAGCTCCTGATTGGTTCCTCCACCTGTGAGCACACTGGAACAGGCCATGTTCATCAAATCAACCActgggaagaaaagaaaagaggcgTGTAGTGAGAAAACAGCTCAGGAAGAATCCATAACATTAAAGGCTCACTGTGCTTAACGTTAGATACGTATAAGGAAACAGACGGAGCCTTCTGTCCGTACTCTGCGTTCATCTCGTGTGTATTGGTGCACGTGCTCTGAAATCATGGGGGGGGCAGTGAGACGAGCAAAAGACATGAGGAAGAACTTTCAGCTATGGTGAAACTTTGCCAGGAGACTTGagagttggtaagaaactacaAAAGTCTATATGATGTTACAAACAATCCCTTTTGCCTGTTTTTAGGAGGCACATTGTCACAACCCCCTTCAAAGCCAACATGTGTGTTGTTCTCAGAATCTCTTGACCCGgtgctgccctctggtggatgtttttttatctctttaaaTGAGTCTCAACAGTCAGGATGACATGAGATACTCACTGCTCTCCTCGTCGCCATGTTTCAGGCTAGAGTTCTCCACAGGGACCCAAACCAAGTCGGCCTTGAGCTGGTCAAACTGGGAGGAAAGTTGATCCTGCAGATCTGGAATATCTGCCTGGTAATGCTGTCCGATGTTGATACGCCtggataataaaaaataaaaagcagatttaTGTAGATCAGAGCTACATTTTTGGGACAAATATTGAAAGACCTCAGAAGCCTGTGTAGATGTTGGAGGTTGAACTCACGGTTCGAGGCTAACTGGTGTGACATCAGTGATCATGGGCAGGACAGGGGGAGTAATTTCTGAACTTgctgaaaaatgcaaataaaaaaaacttttacacATTATCTGATAAAGTCTCTAGTGGATTTTACGAAAGGGTCAACAACCAAGACTTACCGGAGCGCAACAGGCTGCGCGTCGCAGACTTGGGCGTTGGCGGCAGAGGCAGGATCTGGTTGCTTACGGCGATGCTGGTCATCAAGGTGGAGAAGTAGAGTCCCGAGCCCTCGCGCACAGGAGAGAGGATGGGTGGAGGCGTGTAGGGGGGCAGTATGAGGGGGTGGTCCGGCATACGGACCGGGGAGCGCAGGTTGCTCTGGTAGGAGGAGATGCTGGAGTAGATGGATGGAGCGATGAAGGTGGATGGTTTGGGAGGAGGGATGATGAGAGGCTCTGGGCGAGGGCGACGCTTGAATTTGGATTTTCCCTCCCCATCCAGCCCTGGATCGTTCTCACCATCCTGGATAGAAGATGGAACATGTTACTTTAACTTGTTGATAACAGAGTCGGCATGAGTCCATGGACCCAACCTGCCTCATGTTGACAGTTCaggatggaggtggaggggtaATAGTGTGGAGGATGTTTTCTTGGCTCTTAATAACGACCAATATTCTTctaaacaataaatattgttgCTGATCATGTGCACCACGTCACCAGATGAGAACTTAGTAGAACACCATTAGGATGTGGTGGAAGAgattaaaagaaagaagatgtGCAAAGACAGCGGTTTGAAGAACTGAGGCTGTGAAGCGAGGCCCTGCTCAGCAAAAGCCTGGTGTTCCTCATAAAGTGCTCGATGCATGGGACTGTCTTTGCTGAGCAGATATCACTGAGCTGTCACTGGTCTTTACCTCAACCACCatacagcagaaaacacacgATCACGTTTGTCCTCGGATGTTTTCCTTTCCGTGACGGTATTGGATAGAACCGTGTCAAACTGTTGAATCAAGCTCCGTTTTGAACGTACACACCCACTTTATAACAGAGCTAATCCACACCCTTAATGGCTGCTTCAGGTTTCAGCACCTTCTAATTCTACTAGAATGTCACTcggtagagcgcatacctctgccaaggcccaaccggcaccttaaattcaatcaagctgcaccagatttcacacactcctcGATATGAGTCACTATATGAGTCAGTGccgggctttttttttttaatcaagatcccAAAAAGTCCTGAATCTGCCCCGTTAATCGAATCCGCTCCAAAAGTTagtgggttcttccttggcccttGTCCCACCCTCCCACCACGTTTCAATAACTTCACTTGTAGCCTCGAGTCCCTACGGTAATAAAGTTGGTCACACTGATTTCAAACTGAGCACAAACAATAAACCAACTACGTGTGacaatcaaagcaaagcagATCTCGTCTCCTCACCGAACTAACCTGGCCAAGACTCTCAGTCATGGAGTTCCTGAGCGATCGCCGGCGAGCCACGATGACGGAGGGTAAGCGGTCGGACAGTGCCGCGGTCGGACGCTCACCCTGGCCGAGTCGGCCCTGAGCCCAGCCGCCCTGAAGATCCATCTGACTCCTGTGCACCGGCACAGACACGGGGATGACCAGGGGCACCATGGTGGCCTGTCTGCCTGAGGAACCATCTTCCTGTGGAGGCAggaacaagaaagaaagaaagaggcaggtgatgagagagagggagagagagcattACAGGATATttgggagaaaaagaaaaggggatgagatgtgaaaagaggaagagagggctCTACACCTGAAGGCTCATCACCTACAACGTTCATCTTCACCCTCATCAAAGTTGTTGCTCATTAACTTTCTGTCGTTgaactaatcaatcaatcaattgttACAGCTCTAAACTGCAAGGGTCAGATTCTAAAGCAGACTTCACTCTATTGTAATATTGATTCTCACTCGCACAGTTCAAAAAGCCTGAATTCTGCAGCACTCTGTCAGAAGTCACACCTTTTTCTGTAACGTACACGAACCTTGTCGTTTTATTTCCTTCAACTTTCTTTTCTGAAATGCACATGTGCAGCGATCCTAAAATCTATTATTGGCAAAGAGAgatataaatcagttttatgATTTACTCTCCGGGCAAAGTAACCAGAGTGAGGACATGTGAATCTCATCTGCTTCACCAGAGAAGAGCTGTTTGCCAACAGCACAACAGTGCAGGGTTTGTGAGCAGCGATATTAAACCTGTTCGGGGTGTGTTGGGGAGTTGCAGTCGTGCAGGTTGACAGCTCGGCCCCTCCCTGGCTCTGCTGAATGACTGGGAAACAGCCTGCAGGAATGTGGAGGTGTGCAGACATGCAGCTCCTCTGATTGTACATCCAGCGTTCGCCTTCTGCACTAAAACCTACAACGAGCCTGGTTAACCCCCTGAGGACAGAGCGCTGAGAAAATGGAACTAGCTTATTGTTTACTGCGTTTAACTGAGctgcaaaaagagaaaataaagacgCCGGTTCCAGTGGGTGCGCCACTGGAactcaaaatgtaaacaatcTAAATCCTAAGTAACAGGGTTAAAAGGTATCGCCTTCCTCACAGCGATAAAATGAGAACAATCCTCAAAATCCAGAAAGCAGGATGTTCAATAATAGCAGTTTTTCAGGTTGCACCAGTATTTGTTGCGCGACAATATACTGTCAAAGAATGACTGTGTACACAGCTACAGGGAATCGAGTAAACAGACCCAATAAGAGGATTTTGTAAACCACGGGGGAAGTTCTGCATAGAAACAGGGTTCTTCCTCTTTGTGCAGCTAACTGAAGCAAACACTTAATTGCCTAAATTACcatgaataaaaaaggaaatacagtgCCAGTGAGTGATTGTTTGTTTAACCTTGACGATTTTTTGCCTTTCCGATGCCGTCTGTGCAAGAGTCTCCAGGTTGATCTCCTTAGACGCCCTCCTCCTCCGGCGGGTGATCTGGATGACGCCTCCTGTGGCCACCTggctctcccctcctctcttttcgcACGCCACTCCGTTCTGGGACGCTGAAGGTTCTTTGGAGCCCTGAGACCAGATGTTCGTCAAAGGGGGACCCAGTGGGGACTGTCCTTCTCTGGAAAGGCGACGCGAGCGCCGTGGGGCCGCCGGCTGTGAGTCTGAGGCCTCTGCAGGATCTGAGGCCTCTGCAGGATCTGAGGCCTCTGCAGGATCTGAGGGGTCCTTTTCGGGACCCGGTTCAGGTACGGCTGATGTGTCACAGGTTTGAGTCTGTGGCTCCACTGAGCGGACGTCCTCCTTTTTAGATGCAACTTCAGGTGGACAGGGTTCAGGAGACTCATAACCTGCAAAGTTTTGGGTCTGTGGCTGTTTTGGTTGCACCtgcagttgtgttgttgcatCTTGCTGTGGCACAatatgctgctgcagctgctgctgctgttgcattTGCTGCATTTGCTGCTGTCGCCCCTGaagctgatgctgctgatgataCTGCTGCATGTGCTgcagttgttgctgttgctgttgcatttGATGCTGTTGGATTtggtgttgctgttgttgctgcagatgttgctgctgctgcatctgaaGGTGATGCTGTTGCtgcaactgctgctgctgctgttgctgctgctgctggtgatgatgatgcatttttTGCTGCTGCATCTGGTGaagcagttgttgttgttgagttttCTGTTGCTCTCCGTAGGCCAGGCTCGGCATGGCCTTGTTCCCTGGAAAAACTGAGTAATAGCCAGATGAGAACTGCTGCTTGCTGGGTCGAAATGTCGACTGGAAGGGCTGCAGCATGGCCCCCTGCAAAGCGTGAGGCGGCACGTGGGGCTGACCCTGGAGCTCCGCACCTTTGTGGCCATGTTGATATGCTTGCAGCTGCGCCTGTTGCATCGCAGCCACGGCGTGCTGCTCCCACTCGAGCCCCCTCCCCTGAGCTGGTGCCTGGTTGGCATCTCTATAAACCTCGGCGGGTCCGGGCACTTGATTCTCTCCAACCACTGGCAGGGTTACACCTTCGTGGACTCCTTTGTGGAACGCCATCTGGCCCCTGACGTTCACCCCACCCATGTAGGGAGCAAAGTTCTGCCCCCAGGCAGCCACGGGGGGTTCCTGAGACCAGCCGGGGGCCTGAACGGATTCCTGGTGTATCCACTTTACTGGCGCAGCCTGCTGATAGTGCGGTAAACTTGGGGGCCCTTTCTCGGGGTTATAAACAGCAGAGCTGCTCGCAGAGTCACTGTGGCTCGACTCTAGAGTAGGAGGTCCCATACCATAGTAAACCTCCCCTGAATGCTGCACCGACTCCTTCATGGCTGCAGCCCGATGCTTGCCACTCTTGTCCGTGTTGACTTGAGGCGGGAGACTCATACTAATGTTCTAATGAACGAAAATGTCACCGCTCTCCGTCTTTAATTGGGTGTGCAAATCTGAAGTTATCGCCTCTGTAGTGTGTTTTCTCGGCCTGCGGTCGAGAAATGCTTTGTTTAGTTGTGTACACAGAGGTATTTGGAAGGAAATATAAATCCCAGAGGAAAGTGCAGGGTGGGGAACATGCAACCGTCCTTCTTGCAGAATCAAATCTGAGGTTTGTTGTCCGTTCTTCTCATCCTCTCCAGGCTGCCAGACCTTATGAGAGAAAGGAGGGGTTAGACACTTTCTTCCTCTGAGCACAAGCACAAAGTTTGCAGTCTACTTTCAGCAAAGAGGAAACCGAGGCCTACACAAGCAAATAGCCACGATAGAAAAGTGAAGAGTGGATCTGTAAAAGTGAtcagaagcagaggagggagaataaagaatatatatatatatataaagacatTTAGGTCCATGTGCATGCAAAGGGAGAGTTATAAACTGAAGTTATTAAGCAGCCAAAAGGCAACAAGGAGGCGCTTGCGGTTCAGCTGCCATTTGGCATAACAAGAAATACAGGAAACGAAGGGGCTCGTGCAGTCACCCGGGCGATGGCCActgatgttttataaaaaagaataaacaaggAGCTCGACATGAACACAGTGTGTGTACCTCATCAATGGTGCACGGAGCTCCAGCCCCATGGAGCTGCTTTGGTTCCGATCAAAGTCGACTGCGTGCAGCCCCGCGGAGGGATCGTGCGCAGCGAGTGTCATAACTCTGACAACTTTCCCTCGAGTTTCTCTGCGCACAAATATGGCGAACAGGCGGGTTTAGATTCGAGAATAGGAGGAAAGAGCTGCTGCGAAGTCCGCGCACGCAGGAGAGACGCGTAAACGGCTACGACGTTGCGCGGCTTGTGCGTAAAACCGTGCAGCTCCGGGAAAACATGTCCACAACTTTTCCGCGAGCGAACCGCACATGAGACGTGGGTGGTGCGGAAACCCTGCCCCGCAACGTACCGCACAGGCGTTTCCGCTGATTTCAACACTGCACGGCCGAGCCCCCGCAGGCGGCTCCACGGGCTCCGCTAGTTTCCGTCCATCCGCAgcgtgagaaaaaaaaagtgcgCAAACAAACACCCAGAGGAAAAGTTATGCGTCCCCCAAAACGCGCCGCCTCACCCCGAAAAAACAGCGCAACTCACATCCTGTTGTCCAATCCCATGGTCTGACCACTCCCATCGCCGTGTCCGTGTACGTTTGTTTTCGCTGTCATGGCTGCCCCGGAAAAGCGGAGTCTGGCCTCGTCACACGGAAACAGTGTCCACACAGGGCCGGAGCCACGACTTCAGAGCTTCAGAGCTCCATCAGCCCCctcggccccccccccctgcgttACATTACCCAAGActttcaaactttattaaatGTTCTATATTTGTCCTTGTTTAATTATATCACACTGATGGCATAAAGTAGTTTATtcagatatgtaaagtcatatGATACAGTTTGTCTacattacttttactttattaatttgtatcagactaaatgtaaaattattgtatttgcacattttcatcTATGACATCTTTAGTAGTTTAAggaagtttattaaaaaaaaactttcaactacttaatatatatattctccCATTGACTATCAACTACCATAACCTTTTCTCATGATGGATATTTTTCCCTGTGATATATATGATCAAGGTAGGTCAAGGTATGTGCTCATACTTGATTGGTTGGATTTGATTCTGAAACCAGATACAAACAAGGAAGTGTTCCTTTAAAATTGACTGAATCGATTGTATAAGTGTcaatatagaaatgtattt includes:
- the mideasa gene encoding mitotic deacetylase associated SANT domain protein a isoform X3 translates to MSLPPQVNTDKSGKHRAAAMKESVQHSGEVYYGMGPPTLESSHSDSASSSAVYNPEKGPPSLPHYQQAAPVKWIHQESVQAPGWSQEPPVAAWGQNFAPYMGGVNVRGQMAFHKGVHEGVTLPVVGENQVPGPAEVYRDANQAPAQGRGLEWEQHAVAAMQQAQLQAYQHGHKGAELQGQPHVPPHALQGAMLQPFQSTFRPSKQQFSSGYYSVFPGNKAMPSLAYGEQQKTQQQQLLHQMQQQKMHHHHQQQQQQQQQQLQQQHHLQMQQQQHLQQQQQHQIQQHQMQQQQQQLQHMQQYHQQHQLQGRQQQMQQMQQQQQLQQHIVPQQDATTQLQVQPKQPQTQNFAGYESPEPCPPEVASKKEDVRSVEPQTQTCDTSAVPEPGPEKDPSDPAEASDSQPAAPRRSRRLSREGQSPLGPPLTNIWSQGSKEPSASQNGVACEKRGGESQVATGGVIQITRRRRRASKEINLETLAQTASERQKIEDGSSGRQATMVPLVIPVSVPVHRSQMDLQGGWAQGRLGQGERPTAALSDRLPSVIVARRRSLRNSMTESLGQVSSDGENDPGLDGEGKSKFKRRPRPEPLIIPPPKPSTFIAPSIYSSISSYQSNLRSPVRMPDHPLILPPYTPPPILSPVREGSGLYFSTLMTSIAVSNQILPLPPTPKSATRSLLRSASSEITPPVLPMITDVTPVSLEPRINIGQHYQADIPDLQDQLSSQFDQLKADLVWVPVENSSLKHGDEESMVDLMNMACSSVLTGGGTNQELVLHCLHECGGDFLETLGRLMLQDPVFPRGHTLAGYHYSGSDSWTAEEKRYFNKGISAYRKDFFLVQKLVQTKTVAQCVEFYYTYKKQVKIGRNSILTFGPPDSPGEKQAEAVVDIKGSQQSKLAHGETGGDDKKDASYDQITERDHQARVAQSLQAHDYAGTMLVIKEPDAVNKEAHRPAAHPRPRADPAAKKPRAPAKPPQDPDAVFPCKKCGRVFNKVKSRSAHMKSHAEQEKKAAALRLKEEEEQAAAEARARKVAAAAAAASTANQGGNGNGLTEQVSSHEESSEGEDDNDEDWR
- the mideasa gene encoding mitotic deacetylase associated SANT domain protein a isoform X2 — translated: MSLPPQVNTDKSGKHRAAAMKESVQHSGEVYYGMGPPTLESSHSDSASSSAVYNPEKGPPSLPHYQQAAPVKWIHQESVQAPGWSQEPPVAAWGQNFAPYMGGVNVRGQMAFHKGVHEGVTLPVVGENQVPGPAEVYRDANQAPAQGRGLEWEQHAVAAMQQAQLQAYQHGHKGAELQGQPHVPPHALQGAMLQPFQSTFRPSKQQFSSGYYSVFPGNKAMPSLAYGEQQKTQQQQLLHQMQQQKMHHHHQQQQQQQQQQLQQQHHLQMQQQQHLQQQQQHQIQQHQMQQQQQQLQHMQQYHQQHQLQGRQQQMQQMQQQQQLQQHIVPQQDATTQLQVQPKQPQTQNFAGYESPEPCPPEVASKKEDVRSVEPQTQTCDTSAVPEPGPEKDPSDPAEASDSQPAAPRRSRRLSREGQSPLGPPLTNIWSQGSKEPSASQNGVACEKRGGESQVATGGVIQITRRRRRASKEINLETLAQTASERQKIVKEDGSSGRQATMVPLVIPVSVPVHRSQMDLQGGWAQGRLGQGERPTAALSDRLPSVIVARRRSLRNSMTESLGQVSSDGENDPGLDGEGKSKFKRRPRPEPLIIPPPKPSTFIAPSIYSSISSYQSNLRSPVRMPDHPLILPPYTPPPILSPVREGSGLYFSTLMTSIAVSNQILPLPPTPKSATRSLLRSASSEITPPVLPMITDVTPVSLEPRINIGQHYQADIPDLQDQLSSQFDQLKADLVWVPVENSSLKHGDEESMVDLMNMACSSVLTGGGTNQELVLHCLHECGGDFLETLGRLMLQDPVFPRGHTLAGYHYSGSDSWTAEEKRYFNKGISAYRKDFFLVQKLVQTKTVAQCVEFYYTYKKQVKIGRNSILTFGPPDSPGEKQAEAVVDIKGSQQSKLAHGETGGDDKKDASYDQITERDHQARVAQSLQAHDYAGTMLVIKEPDAVNKEAHRPAAHPRPRADPAAKKPRAPAKPPQDPDAVFPCKKCGRVFNKVKSRSAHMKSHAEQEKKAAALRLKEEEEQAAAEARARKVAAAAAAASTANQGGNGNGLTEQVSSHEESSEGEDDNDEDWR
- the mideasa gene encoding mitotic deacetylase associated SANT domain protein a isoform X1, with the protein product MSLPPQVNTDKSGKHRAAAMKESVQHSGEVYYGMGPPTLESSHSDSASSSAVYNPEKGPPSLPHYQQAAPVKWIHQESVQAPGWSQEPPVAAWGQNFAPYMGGVNVRGQMAFHKGVHEGVTLPVVGENQVPGPAEVYRDANQAPAQGRGLEWEQHAVAAMQQAQLQAYQHGHKGAELQGQPHVPPHALQGAMLQPFQSTFRPSKQQFSSGYYSVFPGNKAMPSLAYGEQQKTQQQQLLHQMQQQKMHHHHQQQQQQQQQQLQQQHHLQMQQQQHLQQQQQHQIQQHQMQQQQQQLQHMQQYHQQHQLQGRQQQMQQMQQQQQLQQHIVPQQDATTQLQVQPKQPQTQNFAGYESPEPCPPEVASKKEDVRSVEPQTQTCDTSAVPEPGPEKDPSDPAEASDPAEASDPAEASDSQPAAPRRSRRLSREGQSPLGPPLTNIWSQGSKEPSASQNGVACEKRGGESQVATGGVIQITRRRRRASKEINLETLAQTASERQKIVKEDGSSGRQATMVPLVIPVSVPVHRSQMDLQGGWAQGRLGQGERPTAALSDRLPSVIVARRRSLRNSMTESLGQDGENDPGLDGEGKSKFKRRPRPEPLIIPPPKPSTFIAPSIYSSISSYQSNLRSPVRMPDHPLILPPYTPPPILSPVREGSGLYFSTLMTSIAVSNQILPLPPTPKSATRSLLRSASSEITPPVLPMITDVTPVSLEPRINIGQHYQADIPDLQDQLSSQFDQLKADLVWVPVENSSLKHGDEESMVDLMNMACSSVLTGGGTNQELVLHCLHECGGDFLETLGRLMLQDPVFPRGHTLAGYHYSGSDSWTAEEKRYFNKGISAYRKDFFLVQKLVQTKTVAQCVEFYYTYKKQVKIGRNSILTFGPPDSPGEKQAEAVVDIKGSQQSKLAHGETGGDDKKDASYDQITERDHQARVAQSLQAHDYAGTMLVIKEPDAVNKEAHRPAAHPRPRADPAAKKPRAPAKPPQDPDAVFPCKKCGRVFNKVKSRSAHMKSHAEQEKKAAALRLKEEEEQAAAEARARKVAAAAAAASTANQGGNGNGLTEQVSSHEESSEGEDDNDEDWR